In Streptomyces ambofaciens ATCC 23877, a single genomic region encodes these proteins:
- the serB gene encoding phosphoserine phosphatase SerB — MSASQTSDVPTLLVKIFGKDRPGITAGLFDTLAAYSVDVVDIEQVVTRGRIVLCALVTEPPEGLEGDLRATVHSWAESLKMQAEIISGIGDNRPRGLGRSLVTVLGHPLTAEATAAIAARITESGSNIDRIFRLAKYPVTAVEFAVSGVETEPLRTALATEAAALGVDIAVVSAGLHRRAQRLVVMDVDSTLIQDEVIELFAAHAGCEDKVAEVTAAAMRGELDFEQSLHARVALLAGLDASVVDKVRSEVRLTPGARTLIRTLKRLGYQVGVVSGGFTQVTDDLKERLGLDFAQANTLEIVDGKLTGRVTGEIVDRAGKARLLRRFAAEAGVPLSQTVAIGDGANDLDMLNAAGLGVAFNAKPVVREAAHTAVNVPFLDTVLYLLGITREEVEAADTLDEDPGENVGLPLDRI, encoded by the coding sequence ATGAGCGCTTCGCAGACCTCTGACGTTCCCACGCTTCTCGTCAAGATCTTCGGCAAGGACCGACCGGGCATCACGGCCGGCCTGTTCGACACCCTCGCCGCCTACTCCGTCGACGTGGTCGACATCGAGCAGGTCGTCACCCGTGGCCGGATCGTGCTGTGCGCGCTCGTGACCGAGCCGCCCGAGGGTCTGGAGGGGGATCTGCGGGCGACCGTCCACAGCTGGGCGGAGTCGCTGAAGATGCAGGCGGAGATCATCTCCGGTATCGGCGACAACCGGCCGCGCGGTCTCGGCCGGTCCCTGGTCACGGTGCTCGGCCACCCGCTCACCGCCGAGGCGACGGCCGCCATAGCGGCCCGGATCACCGAGTCCGGCAGCAACATCGACCGCATTTTCCGGCTGGCGAAGTATCCGGTGACCGCCGTCGAGTTCGCGGTGTCCGGCGTGGAGACCGAACCGCTGCGCACCGCGCTGGCCACCGAGGCCGCGGCGCTGGGTGTGGACATCGCCGTCGTGTCGGCGGGGCTGCACCGGCGGGCGCAGCGCCTGGTCGTGATGGACGTGGACTCCACACTGATCCAGGACGAGGTCATCGAGCTGTTCGCCGCGCACGCCGGCTGCGAGGACAAGGTCGCGGAGGTCACGGCGGCCGCGATGCGCGGGGAGCTGGACTTCGAGCAGTCGCTGCACGCGCGGGTGGCCCTGCTGGCGGGGCTGGACGCCTCCGTGGTGGACAAGGTGCGCAGCGAGGTACGGCTGACGCCCGGTGCCCGCACCCTGATCCGTACGCTGAAGCGGCTCGGCTACCAGGTGGGGGTCGTCTCCGGCGGCTTCACCCAGGTCACCGACGACCTGAAGGAACGGCTGGGGCTGGACTTCGCCCAGGCCAACACGCTGGAGATCGTCGACGGGAAGCTGACCGGCCGGGTCACCGGGGAGATCGTGGACCGTGCGGGCAAGGCCCGGCTGCTGCGCCGGTTCGCCGCCGAGGCGGGCGTGCCGCTGTCGCAGACCGTGGCGATCGGTGACGGGGCCAATGATCTGGACATGCTGAACGCGGCCGGCCTCGGCGTCGCCTTCAACGCCAAGCCGGTGGTGCGCGAGGCGGCGCACACCGCCGTGAACGTGCCCTTCCTGGACACGGTCCTGTACCTCCTCGGCATCACCCGCGAGGAGGTCGAGGCGGCGGACACGCTGGACGAGGACCCCGGCGAGAACGTCGGCCTGCCGCTCGACCGGATCTGA
- a CDS encoding streptophobe family protein, which yields MSASTNTTAEGYGTRVPWGDVLMSAIASVSWALIGMAGTAALGLHLLGADAAGSLGPMTAAVVALGAGGAVTPAGDVSAFGLKGAEAHTAIEITPLGVGLVGALFLTFFFLRSLRLAGVVVAPAELLARAGAVIALFVAMTGGLAWVGHDVVTIDGGSLGLDDLPGGDGSGGGAGGGGGGGGGGGVEIPGVGDIGDIGGLLPDRIGDLVGAEAAVGFTVDTVPTLLGGLVWSAGVLLIALLASRRTPLPRGCEVVHRVVRPAVSALVTVALTAVAAGIAAAAYAAIGDDHPRRIAGAALLGAPNGVWLGVPIGLLVPWEGRATGELVRVLPDPLDELLTAGADEPVTLGRLAELDGRVWLLGVAVVLMMLLAGVLTAVRTPVAPDDARSPGLAARCALRLGLATAPALLLLARLTEVSVDASLSVLGVDAFGAGIDLHGHLGAALLLGAVWGAAAGFAGALLARATGATGARATALARGAGVSGVGAAGAAGGVSGVGGAGWVGGGAGAVGYAGPPLEPYGPGVPHRPPGPGTPPYPRAPEEARGPEDARPPGSPTPSAPEGAGWPPGTGRPAPPRRPSGDTGPGSRDAWGQVPGSAGRGPGSSGQGPGSSGQGPGSSGQGPGSSGQGWSGAPGPSPGYPGQEPRGTPGQGPGHAQQERRGPSGQGPGDVRPGHGPSGQGPEGAGHSRGGSQGGGGGEEQPDHGERRPGDGVHDAPTVAGAPSPETPRRPPRPGARPGDRAQGRWGEDPPPPPPPPPAPPRRPRGGR from the coding sequence ATGAGCGCGTCCACGAACACGACCGCCGAGGGGTACGGGACGAGGGTGCCCTGGGGTGACGTCCTGATGTCGGCGATCGCCTCTGTGAGCTGGGCGTTGATCGGGATGGCGGGTACGGCGGCCCTCGGGCTGCATCTGCTGGGGGCGGACGCCGCCGGTTCGCTGGGGCCGATGACCGCGGCGGTCGTGGCCCTGGGAGCGGGTGGCGCGGTGACGCCGGCCGGAGATGTGTCCGCCTTCGGACTGAAAGGGGCGGAGGCGCACACGGCCATCGAGATCACGCCACTGGGCGTCGGCCTGGTCGGTGCCCTGTTCCTGACCTTCTTCTTCCTACGGTCCCTGCGCCTGGCCGGAGTTGTGGTCGCGCCGGCCGAACTCCTCGCGCGCGCGGGTGCGGTGATCGCCCTGTTCGTGGCGATGACGGGCGGGCTGGCCTGGGTGGGGCACGACGTCGTCACGATCGACGGCGGCTCGCTGGGTCTCGACGACCTGCCTGGTGGTGACGGGAGCGGGGGTGGCGCTGGCGGTGGCGGTGGCGGTGGCGGTGGCGGTGGCGTCGAGATTCCGGGTGTCGGGGACATCGGGGACATCGGGGGGCTGCTGCCCGACCGGATCGGTGATCTCGTCGGCGCCGAGGCCGCGGTCGGCTTCACCGTCGACACGGTGCCGACGTTGCTGGGGGGATTGGTCTGGTCCGCCGGGGTTCTGCTGATCGCATTGCTGGCCTCGCGCCGCACTCCCCTGCCGCGTGGGTGTGAGGTCGTGCACCGTGTGGTGCGGCCGGCCGTGTCCGCCCTGGTCACGGTCGCGCTGACGGCGGTGGCGGCCGGCATCGCGGCGGCCGCCTACGCGGCGATCGGCGACGACCATCCGCGACGGATCGCCGGGGCGGCGCTGCTGGGCGCGCCGAACGGGGTCTGGCTGGGCGTTCCGATCGGCCTGCTCGTGCCGTGGGAGGGGCGGGCCACCGGTGAGCTGGTCCGGGTCCTGCCCGACCCGCTGGACGAGCTGCTGACCGCAGGCGCCGACGAGCCGGTCACGCTCGGGCGGCTGGCCGAGCTGGACGGACGGGTGTGGCTGCTGGGCGTGGCGGTGGTGCTGATGATGCTGCTGGCCGGGGTGCTGACGGCGGTACGGACACCGGTGGCACCGGACGACGCGCGCTCCCCCGGTCTCGCCGCGCGGTGCGCGCTGCGGCTGGGTCTGGCGACCGCGCCGGCCTTGCTCCTGCTGGCCCGGCTGACGGAGGTGTCCGTGGACGCCTCGCTGTCGGTCCTCGGCGTCGACGCCTTCGGTGCGGGCATCGACCTGCACGGCCATCTGGGCGCGGCACTGCTGCTGGGCGCCGTGTGGGGTGCGGCGGCGGGGTTCGCCGGGGCGCTGCTGGCACGGGCGACCGGGGCGACCGGGGCACGCGCCACGGCGTTGGCACGGGGTGCCGGGGTGTCCGGGGTGGGCGCGGCGGGCGCGGCAGGTGGGGTGAGCGGGGTAGGCGGGGCGGGCTGGGTGGGCGGGGGTGCGGGCGCTGTGGGTTACGCGGGGCCGCCCCTGGAGCCGTACGGGCCGGGTGTTCCGCACCGTCCGCCCGGTCCCGGCACCCCTCCGTATCCGCGGGCCCCGGAGGAGGCGCGCGGGCCCGAAGACGCGCGACCGCCCGGGTCCCCCACTCCGTCAGCGCCCGAGGGGGCGGGGTGGCCACCTGGTACCGGACGACCGGCTCCCCCGCGCCGGCCGAGCGGGGATACGGGGCCGGGGTCGCGCGACGCGTGGGGACAGGTGCCCGGCAGCGCTGGGCGGGGGCCCGGCAGCTCGGGGCAGGGGCCCGGCAGCTCGGGGCAGGGGCCCGGCAGCTCGGGGCAGGGGCCCGGCAGCTCGGGGCAGGGGTGGAGCGGTGCGCCGGGACCGTCGCCCGGCTACCCGGGGCAGGAGCCTCGCGGCACGCCGGGGCAGGGGCCCGGCCACGCCCAGCAGGAGCGGCGCGGTCCGTCAGGGCAGGGGCCCGGTGACGTCCGGCCGGGGCACGGGCCCTCGGGGCAGGGACCCGAAGGCGCAGGGCACAGCCGGGGTGGCTCGCAGGGGGGAGGCGGTGGCGAGGAGCAGCCCGACCACGGCGAGCGGCGGCCGGGTGACGGCGTCCACGACGCCCCCACCGTGGCCGGGGCACCGTCGCCGGAAACGCCGCGGCGTCCTCCGCGGCCCGGCGCGCGCCCGGGGGACCGTGCACAGGGCCGCTGGGGCGAGGACCCGCCTCCGCCGCCTCCCCCGCCTCCGGCGCCCCCGCGGCGCCCCAGGGGCGGGCGGTGA
- a CDS encoding SixA phosphatase family protein produces the protein MSVAEPRRIVLFRHAKADWPQVTDHERPLADRGRKDAAEAGRRLADTGIAFDQALCSTSTRTRETWKLAVQEFPHRPKTVYEERVYEASPGELIAVLNETPDDLRNVLVIGHNPGMEGLAEILAGSAEGDVRERMGHRGFPTAAFAVLTFTGSWKDVEPGIASLAGYWAPTD, from the coding sequence ATGAGCGTCGCAGAACCCCGCAGGATCGTCCTTTTCCGGCATGCGAAAGCCGACTGGCCACAGGTGACCGACCACGAGCGGCCGCTCGCCGATCGGGGCCGCAAGGACGCCGCAGAGGCCGGACGCCGGCTGGCGGACACCGGCATCGCCTTCGACCAGGCCCTGTGCTCGACTTCCACCCGGACCCGCGAGACCTGGAAGCTCGCCGTCCAGGAGTTCCCGCACCGGCCGAAAACCGTCTACGAGGAGCGGGTCTACGAGGCCTCACCCGGCGAACTGATCGCCGTGCTCAACGAGACCCCCGACGACCTGCGGAACGTGCTGGTGATCGGGCACAACCCGGGCATGGAGGGACTGGCCGAGATCCTGGCCGGCTCGGCCGAGGGAGACGTCCGTGAGCGGATGGGCCACCGTGGCTTCCCGACCGCCGCCTTCGCCGTCCTGACCTTCACGGGCTCCTGGAAGGACGTGGAACCGGGGATCGCCTCCCTGGCCGGCTACTGGGCGCCCACCGACTGA
- a CDS encoding SGM_5486 family transporter-associated protein codes for MPVLDPNPQHGQKKMLIVFGAFLAIFVIIGVIATIASP; via the coding sequence ATGCCAGTCCTCGACCCGAACCCCCAGCACGGCCAGAAGAAAATGCTGATCGTCTTCGGTGCCTTCCTCGCGATCTTCGTGATCATCGGCGTCATCGCGACGATCGCCTCGCCGTGA